CCCATCCCCAGGAACTCCAGATCGCCAAACAAAAATGGTACACCATTGCGAACCCGCTCAGCGAGGGATTTGAAGGCGTTTTCCACCGGCTCCACAAATTGAACGAAATCCACAAGCAAAGCATTTAGTAATATATCCCGACAGCGCAATTTCACTTTTTCCAGATTCACTTCATTAAGGGCGAATTGACTAAGCTCTGAGAGAAGGGCCGTCTGATGCAGTTGTTGTCTGATTTTAATTTCTGATTCTTTACTTTCAATAGACCGCAACAAGGTACGGGCCAGAACTTCCGGTGACAGCTGGGACTTATTCAAAAAGTCAGACGCCCCCTCCTGCACGGCCTTGATCGTACTTTCCCGGTCATCCAAGGTTGAAAGCACAATGATCGGTATATCACTGGCCACTTTACCAAGGCGAGGCAGAGTTTCATCGGACGAACTGTCCAACAGGTGCAAATCCAAAAGAATGGCGCTGAACTTCTCTTCACTTAGGCGCTGAATGGCCTTTGCAAGAAATGCCTCCCGGGTCACCGATATCTCGAAGGACTTTATATCACGCAAGTACCCACGAACAAGTTCCGCGTGTTCATCACTGCTTTCGATCAGTAGAATATTGATCTTTTTTAGTTCTGTTTCCACGGCTGATTCCACCTTTTTTGAAACTGACTGAATCTACTGAAAATTCCTAATTTCGCGAGTGACCGGCTCCTCCATTTTTCGCCGCATGGTCTCTGCCATAATTAATTGTGACACACGTAAATGCAGAAGTTGCGCATCAAATGGCTTTTCAATTATTTCGACACTTCCCAGACGAGCCGCCTCGGTCTGAAGTTCCAGAGAGGGGTTGCCCGTTTGCACGATTGCGACTGTATTCACATTTTTTTGACGAGCATGTGCAACCAAAGCAATACCAAAGCCGCCTTCAATATTTTGATCTGTGACAATAACGTCAGGCTTAAGATCCGTCAGGATGACGACGGCCTTATCGAAGTTCGTTGTAAATTCAACGGTTTGAAAAAGATCTTTCAATGAATCGGCAATCATTTCTCCAAGGTCTTGATCATCCTCGACCACCAGAAGATTCATTTTCTGAAGCATATGTTGCATCCTTGTAGAGGTATACCAATAAGACTGATCGTAAGACATAAACTTTGCAACCGGAGTACAAATGGATTTTAACAAAATGTTATTTGCCGAGAAAAGTAAGTTGAATGAACATGTATTGATACATTGGATCCGCTCTTCGAAAACACCCCTCTCTTTCGCACCAGCCATGAGTTTTTTCGTTCTCGGCTTCAAAGATTTACTTCTGAATTTGGAATATCCCCAGGCAACGACCACTCTCGAGAAAGCTGTCAATCATCACTGCAAAGAAGACCTCGAACACTGGCAACTTTTTTTGGATGATCTTGAAACTATGAACGTGGGGCAAAGCGCCTGGGGCACGAAGACCACCACGGCACTTCGCCAGATTTGGTCCAATGATAACTGGCGTGTTCGCCAGGCCACCTACAAAATGATGTCACTGACATTTCAACAAAACAGTCCGGGAGTTCGTCTGCTGATGATTGAATGCCTGGAGCTGGCTTTTGCCGTGTTTATCGAAGCGGTCCGCGCCTCCGATTCACACTCACCTGAAGCATTAAAATATTTTGGGGATCACCATTTCTTTGAAGAAGCCAGTCACCAACAAGGAAGCTGGATTGACGAAACACATCAGCTGGATCTGAACGAACTGCAACTGACAGATGAGGAATCAAAAATTGCAGCCATGATTCTTTTGGAAGTTTTTGAATGGTTCCACTTGATGTTCACTTCCTGGTACAAACAACGGGCGATCTTTACATCCCCATCTCAGGTGCCTTTGAAAGAATTGGCTGAGTTGTCACCAAAGGCAATTTGACCCGCATACACACCCCGACTTCACGTTCGAAGTCCGGGTCCTTGTATTGCGTTTTGAATTCTATCCGTCCGTGCATCATGTCCACGTAGGCTTTAACAAGGGGCAGACCAAAACCTGTCCCCTTTTCATTATGAAGCCCCTTCCGCGTGGTCACCCCGGTGAATGAAAATAATTTGCCTGCTATATTTTCAGGAATGCCAATTCCAAAGTCGATCACATCAATATTCAGGAAGTGCGCATCCTCGGTCAGCCGAATTACAATTTCCTCCCCGCGCGGTGAAAACTTAATGGCATTACTGATCAGGTTTCCCATGACCTGGGCCTGCAGCAGCTGTGCATCGATCATGACGGCTGCGCCAAAATTCTTACGCCGATCAATAAATTGAACCGTCAGGTTCTGAGCATGCAGCTGTTCCGCGTAATAGGAAACGGCCCCGTGGGCTGCCAAAAGAGGATCGGAAAATTCCATTTCGAGGTTTTTCTTGCCTGTGGATACGGCCTGCAGCTCCCGGACTTTTTCAATAGTGCTCATGATGTGATGCAAAGACCTGCGCAATCGATCCAAGGAAACTGTTTGAGCAACACGCTCCATTTTTGAAATGGACATCATGGCTGTGGTCACCGGCGTCGCCAGATCATGAATCAGAATGGACAGAAGAGCCTTGTTCCGATTATCCAGCGCCACCAGCTCCTTGGTCTGCTTGGTGACCTCATCCTGCAGTTTTCCACTGTATTCGTGGGCCAATTGCCAAAGTAAAAAACTGGGGAAAAAGATGGAAAATGCAAAGGTCAGCAGGAATGCCATCGTATATCCAAAAACTGCACCTGCTTCACTATGGCGTAAAATCGGATAGTCCAGATAATGTATAGCTAACAGGAACAACAGCAGTGCGAGAACGCGAAACCCTTTGGTTTCATCGCGATGATTCTCGTGGCGGAATGAAACCCACGCGGCGGCAAGCAAGGGCAACGCAATGGCAATGGCGCTAAATATCGAGGCCATCTGATAAGAGGATGTCAGTCTTAATACACCCAAGCCCACGACTACCAACACTATGGGAAGTGCGTAAATCCATCTGCTTCGTTCCTCATTCTTCAGCAGTGCCAGGGTGATTTCATAGTAGACCCAGCTGGCCAGCACATAAAAGCTAAAGGCCAGCAGCATTTTATAATCGAACCCGACAAATTGGCTTTGCATGAAGAAATTGATCGCCGTTATAACCCAACTTAAGGTGATATAGCCGAAAATTCGATTCCCGTGAATATACCATAGAGCTGTTGACGTCAGGACGTTGACCAGCATCGTTCCCGAGAATACCAGAACTGTGATGTACAGACTTTCGCTCATGAAACAAGTGTACGCTTCAGAACTATTGTCCCCAACAGAATTTAAGATTTAAAAACAAGACCTGTCAAAGACCATCCTGGGCAACCCCCGAACGAGAAACAGCTTTTAGTTGAGAAAGATTGCGAATCCAGACAACTTTGCTTTTGATATTCTCTCTGTTCAAAATCCGAATAAGCTCCGGGCGCATCAACCGATGAACGGTACCGATAGTTTGAAAAAGTTTTTTCGTCTGCGCCCAGGAGACTTCGCTGCAGCCTTCAGGAAGCTCGCGGCGGGGACTCCAAAGATTTTGTAACTGCCGCTTGCTGGCCCACCAATAATGCCGCCATAACGGCAAATCAATCATCACGATTCGATCCGCCAGCTGAAAGCGCTTTTCCAAAATATCCAAGGGACCATATCCGTCAATAATCCAGGAATTTTGATTCTGCACATCCGAAATGATGCTGATGGATTCCTTATGGGGCCTGATTTTCATACCAGCAAGAAACTGAATGGAATCCACATGTGTCAAAGGAAGGTTGTGGATCTGCGCCAGACGTCGCGACAAGACCGTTTTTCCAGCTCCCGCATTTCCAATCACAGCGATTCTTTTTGGCGTTTCTTTCATATTATGATCTTTAACAAAGACAACATCTCAAGGTCAACGTCAGACCTATTCCCTTTTATCCTTTAGGCTCTTTATTGGAGGTTTAGAATGGAAAGAAAAGCTGAAGTTCTGTGGAGAGGTAATTTACAACAAGGTCAGGGCGAAGTCTCCACTGAAAGTGGGGCCTTAAAAAAGGTGCCTTATTCACTGATGCGTCGATTTGGCAATGAACCCGGAACCAATCCTGAGGAACTTATCGCCGCGGCTCACTCCTCATGTTTCGCAATGGCCCTTGCCGCCGCCTTAACTCAGCAGGGAATAACTCCGGAGTCACTGCAGGTGAATGCCGCCGTCAGCATAGAAAAAAATGGCAACGACTGGGTGATAACCCACTCCAATTTGGTGTTAAGAGCCAAAATTCCCGGAATTGATCAAAACAGATTCAATTCAATCGCCGAAGAGGCCAAAAACAATTGTCCTGTTTCACGATTGCTCGATACAGAAATTTCTTTGGATGCCACTTTGGATGAGGGCGAGCTTCGCGCGCAGCACTGATGATCAAAGTTAAAGAGTTTACTCCGAAATCAAAAAGTCTGGCGAAGGTCGCGACCAATCCTGATACCAGAGGCAAGACCAAAAAGGCCTTGAAGTCGCATTTTGCAGAAGTCGCGGAGGATCTGGGGGATCTTCAGGAGCTTATCTTTGCAGAAAACAAACATAAAGTCCTGATCATTCTGCAGGGGCTCGATACGTCCGGCAAAGACGGTACGGTCGAGCACGTTTTCGCCGCTATGAATCCCCAGGGACTTCGCGTCGTCTCCTTCAAAAGGCCCACGCCCAAAGAATTACGTCATGACTATCTTTGGCGTGTCCATGCCAACACCCCTATCAATGGGGAGATCGTGATTTTCAATCGCAGTCACTACGAAGATGTGATCATGCCTTCAGTTCATAAAACTCTTCCTAAATCGCGGATTGAAAATCGAATCGAAGACATCAATGCTTTTGAAAAGATGCTTACCGATGAGGGCGTGACAATTTTGAAGTTCTTTTTGCATATCAGCCTTAAAGAACAGGCCGAGCGACTGCGCGCACGCATCGACAATCCGGACAAGCATTGGAAATTTGAATTAAGTGATCTGGCCGAGAGAAAACTCTGGCCAAAGTATCAAAAAGCCTACGGAGAGATTATATACAAGACACACCACGAAGACCGACCCTGGTACATCATACCCGCCGACGACAAAGACGTACGCAATTTCGTGGTGTCATTTATTCTGGAACAACGTTTGAAAAAACTAAAACCGGTCTTGCCACGTTTTGACAAGGCCACGTTTGAAAAAATCAAAAAAGAGGTCGCCAAGCTCTAGGGGCTCGGCTCGAAATAATTCGGTGACGGTGGTTGCGGTCGCTTGAACTGACGCTGGTATTCACGGAATATGTCTTCGGCTTTTTGGTAATCAATCCGCTGCAGCGCCTGCTCGACCTTAAGATTTTCAAGATCACGACCGACAGATAGAAACGCAGCAATTCGGTCATCTTCATAGTAGGCCACTGCAAAATCATCTTTGCCGGG
This is a stretch of genomic DNA from Bdellovibrio sp. GT3. It encodes these proteins:
- a CDS encoding response regulator, giving the protein MLQKMNLLVVEDDQDLGEMIADSLKDLFQTVEFTTNFDKAVVILTDLKPDVIVTDQNIEGGFGIALVAHARQKNVNTVAIVQTGNPSLELQTEAARLGSVEIIEKPFDAQLLHLRVSQLIMAETMRRKMEEPVTREIRNFQ
- a CDS encoding sensor histidine kinase; the encoded protein is MSESLYITVLVFSGTMLVNVLTSTALWYIHGNRIFGYITLSWVITAINFFMQSQFVGFDYKMLLAFSFYVLASWVYYEITLALLKNEERSRWIYALPIVLVVVGLGVLRLTSSYQMASIFSAIAIALPLLAAAWVSFRHENHRDETKGFRVLALLLFLLAIHYLDYPILRHSEAGAVFGYTMAFLLTFAFSIFFPSFLLWQLAHEYSGKLQDEVTKQTKELVALDNRNKALLSILIHDLATPVTTAMMSISKMERVAQTVSLDRLRRSLHHIMSTIEKVRELQAVSTGKKNLEMEFSDPLLAAHGAVSYYAEQLHAQNLTVQFIDRRKNFGAAVMIDAQLLQAQVMGNLISNAIKFSPRGEEIVIRLTEDAHFLNIDVIDFGIGIPENIAGKLFSFTGVTTRKGLHNEKGTGFGLPLVKAYVDMMHGRIEFKTQYKDPDFEREVGVCMRVKLPLVTTQPILSKAPEMGM
- a CDS encoding OsmC family protein; this translates as MERKAEVLWRGNLQQGQGEVSTESGALKKVPYSLMRRFGNEPGTNPEELIAAAHSSCFAMALAAALTQQGITPESLQVNAAVSIEKNGNDWVITHSNLVLRAKIPGIDQNRFNSIAEEAKNNCPVSRLLDTEISLDATLDEGELRAQH
- a CDS encoding PPK2 family polyphosphate kinase yields the protein MIKVKEFTPKSKSLAKVATNPDTRGKTKKALKSHFAEVAEDLGDLQELIFAENKHKVLIILQGLDTSGKDGTVEHVFAAMNPQGLRVVSFKRPTPKELRHDYLWRVHANTPINGEIVIFNRSHYEDVIMPSVHKTLPKSRIENRIEDINAFEKMLTDEGVTILKFFLHISLKEQAERLRARIDNPDKHWKFELSDLAERKLWPKYQKAYGEIIYKTHHEDRPWYIIPADDKDVRNFVVSFILEQRLKKLKPVLPRFDKATFEKIKKEVAKL